The Seriola aureovittata isolate HTS-2021-v1 ecotype China chromosome 2, ASM2101889v1, whole genome shotgun sequence genome has a segment encoding these proteins:
- the dynlrb1 gene encoding dynein light chain roadblock-type 1: MAEVEETLKRIQSQKGVQGIIIVNSEGIPVKTTLDNSSTVQYAGLIHQLVMKARTTVRDIDPQNDLTFLRVRSKKNEIMIAPDKDYFLIVIQNPSD, translated from the exons ATG GCTGAAGTGGAAGAGACGCTGAAGAGGATCCAGAGTCAGAAAGGAGTACAGGGAATCATCATCGTCAATTCAGAAG GAATCCCAGTCAAGACAACTCTGGACAACTCCAGCACGGTGCAGTACGCAGGACTGATCCACCAGCTGGTGATGAAGGCCAGGACCACTGTACGGGACATTGACCCCCAGAACGACCTCACCTTCCTCCGGGTCCGCTCCAAGAAGAACGAGATCATGATCGCTCCAg ataaGGACTATTTCCTGATTGTCATTCAGAACCCTTCAGACTGA
- the LOC130161947 gene encoding protein SSUH2 homolog: MDEQDEDLGAFDPNIPEEGPSAPPPGWLDDIHGYQGHKGGQDDNPLYPPPPAYNPQPELNRNTLVPNVRVPTISEDVARDALLKFVESKWRYSSKPARNLTFKELNPITVYRYRLETYTETRTSAWQFEPYNGQVVDGPQYGMSPPPWDVPVTLPQRYTDVVENIRVPHTSFVKTCHKCHGCGRTRCISCFGRGQKRCTFCHGNGRSRNKRCTSCHGRGRKRCHFCHGHGYKTCSVCHGSQNLMHFILLTVTWKNNVEEFIPDRQPDFPDKKFEKVTGDPFFIDQNLLVYPIQGFPDQEICDASTRLINGHLNRFSSTSRILQQRQSIELVPLTHAFYFYNGKVHDFFVYGTENKVFASKYPTACSIL; the protein is encoded by the exons ATGGACGAGCAGGACGAAGACCTCG GTGCCTTTGATCCAAACATACCAGAGGAGGGACCATCAGCGCCCCCTCCTGGCTGGCTGGATGACATACATGGATACCAGGGTCACAAAGGAGGAC AGGATGACAACCCGTTGTATCCACCCCCACCTGCCTACAACCCCCAGCCTGAGCTCAACAGGAACACCCTGGTGCCCAACGTCAG GGTCCCCACGATATCGGAGGATGTGGCCAGAGACGCCCTGCTCAAGTTCGTGGAGTCAAAATGGCGGTACAGCTCCAAACCTGCCAGGAACCTGACCTTCAAAGAGCTCAATCCCATCACTGTCTACAGG TATCGACTGGAGACCTACACCGAGACCAGAACCAGCGCCTGGCAGTTTGAACCCTACAATG GACAGGTGGTGGACGGTCCTCAGTACGGTATGTCCCCTCCACCGTGGGACGTCCCGGTGACATTACCTCAGAGATACACCGACGTGGTGGAGAATATCCGCGTGCCGCACACGTCCTTCGTCAAG acatGTCACAAATGTCACGGCTGTGGAAGAACTCGGTGTATTAGCTGCTTCGGTAGAGGCCAG AAGCGTTGCACTTTCTGCCACGGAAACGGTCGCTCCAGGAACAAGCGTTGCACCTCCTGTCACGGCCGAGGTCGCAAGAG GTGTCACTTCTGTCACGGCCACGGCTACAAGACCTGCTCCGTTTGCCACGGCAGCCAAAACCTGATGCACTTCATCCTGCTCACGGTTACCTG GAAGAACAACGTAGAGGAATTCATCCCTGATCGTCAGCCCGACTTCCCCGACAAGAAGTTTGAGAAAGTGACAGGAGATCCTTTCTTCATCGACCAGAACCTTCtg GTGTACCCCATCCAGGGTTTCCCCGATCAGGAGATCTGTGACGCTTCTACAAGACTGATCAACGGACACCTCAATCGCTTCAGTTCCACCAGCCGCATCCTGCAACAG CGTCAGAGCATCGAGCTGGTTCCCCTGACTCACGCTTTTTACTTCTACAACGGAAAAGTCCACGACTTCTTTGTCTACGGGACAGAGAACAAAGTATTTGCATCCAAATATCCCACCGCATGTTCTATTTTATAA